The genomic DNA TCCTGTTTATTCCTGTCGTTGTTGATATGCAGTATGATTATTTGATTGCCGGCTGTTGCTATAGTAAAGATGGTACTCGCTTGGTGGTCAGACGGAGGAGATAGGCCATTCGGCCATGTCCGACGGCTTCTCGCCATTGGCGATTAGCGAGGGGGAGATTTCCTTTATCACGGCGCACCGCCTTCACCTTATCGCCCGACTGCAACTCTTCCGCAACTGTCTTTATATACCTGGTCTCCCCCTCTTCGCCCTCACGTGTAACCATATACAACCATGCCCTCCTCAAAGCCGCTGTTCAACACTACACGGTGAGTACGAGTACTGTGACTCCATCGACATCACCTTCCCTTACTGACACGTCACAGTCTCCAAGGCAAGACCGGTAAGTCCGTAAGCACAAATGCCATCTGGGCCAACTCTAATGCGTCCACACAGCCGTCGTTACTGGCGCTTCGGGCGGTATCGGCGCTGCCACTGCCGTTCTCTTTGCCCGAGCTGGATGTAatgtcatcctcctcgctcGTCGCCAAGATGCCCTCCACAAAGTTGCCCAGCAAtgcaaggaagaaggcgctGAAGGCATCAAGGTGTTTATCAAGACGCTCGATGTGAATGATAGGAAGGCCGTGGACGATCTGATCCCTGCGCTTAAGAAGGAGGGCTTTGAGACTTTTGATGTGTGAGTGATGTGAAGGTATGAGCGAAGAAATATAGCGATCTGAGGCTTATCATTGACGGTAGTTTGGTCAACAATGCGGGTGGTGCTATTGGCAAGGATAAAGTTGGAGGTAAGTTTGAAGTTGAACTGTATACATTGATTCAAAGCTGATTTATCTGGCCTCTCTTGCAGAAATCTGTATGTTCATGATGATAGACTGATATGTGACAACAAAATGAAACGGTAACTGACAAGTAGTTAGCACTTGCGGATATTGACACCATGATCTCCACCAACCGCAAGTTTCCTAGTCCTTCATTCTTACTCATACTAACAATATTTATAGTCATCTCCGTCATGCAAATCACCCAGCTCTTCTTGAacgagatgaagaaggtcgaCACTGGCGTACGTCTTTAATCTACCCTTCTTTCGTCCTCATagctcatctcttcttatATAgcacatcatcaacattgGCTCTATTGCTGGCCGAGAGCCATATGCCGGGGTAAGTCGTaatcatcttccttatcAATCCATCGTTGCAGTCCTTAGCTAATCTTTCATCAATGTCATTAGGGCGGTGTCTACTGCGCTGTCAAACACGCCGTTAGATCCTTCACCAGCACCCTCATGAAAGAAGTCGTCGCTACCGGTATTCGAGTGACAGAGGTCGCGCCCGGATTTGTTGAGACCAATTTTTCGGTCACAAGATTTAGGGGGGACGAGGCTGCTGCCAAGAAGATTTATGAGGGGATGCAACCTTGTGAGTTTACGATAATTTTATGAAATGCCAAAGTATCAAAATCTGATTGCCTTTCCTTGTTCTATCAGTGCTGGCTGAGGATATCGCCGAAGAAGTCGTCTGGTGTGCCCTTCGGCCTCCTCATGTACAGATCGCCGAAATGCGTAAGTTTCCATGTCCCCCCCCATCTTCTACCCATTGCTTGTCGGTCCACTGAAAGTTGTCTTTAGTGGTTTTCCCTAATGCCCAGGCTAGTGCGGAGATTATTGCCAGAAAGATATCATCATAGCATTGGCTGTCTCGTTTAAGTGTGGGAAATTTGGTGCATAGTAGAATAAAGAACAAAAATTGAACCTCCTGTGACCAATTACTAGGACTGTTTTACCATTCCGAGAGGAGGACTTCTTGTGCTGTTGATGAAAGCCCTCGAACACTGACCGATGTTTTGATGGTTGTGGTATTGACTCTGCAGCTATCGCCGCCGAGGGTTGCAGATTGAAGGAACCCATAGTGATAGTGTTGACCAAAAGACCCTTTCATGCGTGCAATACTtgtaaaaaaaaaccaataaCGTACGTAAGAGTGCCGCTACTACGACGTACCCCTTTCTATCTTTCGAGCTACCAGAGATTTCCCATTTTCAAACTTTTCTGTGACTTGTGTGTAGCTCCtattcattcattcattctgCGATGGCCGAAAGTCTTGTAGCATCAAGGTAAGAGCGAAGCGATGGTTGTATCAGAggtttttttcttccttttttttcatctGGCTCGTCACAACAAAGACTCTCACTCATCGCCGACTGTTTATTATTAGAAGAagtaataataatgaagAAGACCATTATGCATATATACTTCGACTAGTATACAAACTACCTTGCACCCCCTTCTCCACGAGCAACTATAAGGCGCCAGCTATAGACCCAAGTCTGAATATTCGTAACTTTCTTGTGATGCATTTCCTATCCATTCGCTAGATTAACGTTGGTGTTCCGCCGGGCTAGCAAAGGGCTACAGATGAAGGGGAATTGTTGTATGTACTAAAACCAAGACCCATGATATATATTCACTGGCTTTTGGAGAAGGGGTTCTACTAGTAGGACAAACATTGATTTCGAGAATAGAGAAAACGAGAACTGTATAGAccgagaaaaaaagaaaagaaaaatacGCGCAGATGTCAATAACTGAGAATATGCTTTGGGGACTCTTAAGAATGGTGTATGCGCAGACGACGTCCcggaaaaagaaagaaaaatgAACATTAGATGATCTGTGCAAAATGATCAGTGTTTAGTCATATATGGTTGAAACAAGATACTCACCCTAAAGACCATAGATGGACGTCTCAACCTTTTACTGCAATTCCCTGCGCGCCGCGACAGACTGTCGCACCTGGCCGAAGAGTCTGAACACCTCATCCTGCGCCCTGACAAATGGCTGTTTCCAGAACCCATACGCCTCGTTGTCGAGCAACTCGATGAAAGTGACAAGTAGACCCCAAGGATGAGGGCGTTTGACAATGGTtcgttcgagaaggatacGGGCGATACGCTCGGGGATGGTAGATGAAAGCTCGGGTTGCACACTGGTAccgaaaaggaagagcatgaagtggatgaagaaaagagtaTGAGCGGATGGGTATCGAAGCTGATCAGCAACCACATTGAGCATATAGTACTGGCCTATTATGTTCGTCAGTATACAGTACACAGTTGTACATTTTATGTAGAAAAAACACACCTTCACCGTCAAACGCATGTGCTAAACCAGCCAACACGGCCACCTCAGGAGTCTTCGGGTCAAAGCTCGCAACGCCCGTTTGCTGGAAGGTCCTAGCAACCGCAGTGGTACCAAGATAGAATACTGAAGCGTGCATCAATGTGTGGTTCCACGTGACAGCAGTGCTGCCTTGAGGACCCAAAGACTTCACCGCGATCCTGTTCTTGAGCTCCGCCACgattgaaggaagagtaggGACGCCAGTTCGGACATACTGGTCGACGGCGGCTTTGACGTTACCGTCGGCCAATGCGCCAATGTAGTCTGAGCGAACGGTGGGGAATCGCTGCATCTCCGCAACAAGCTGATCAAGCCGCTTGTAGTAATCGGGGAGAGGAGCCTCGGAATGAGGGAACGCAGAAAGGACAATGTTTCGCATTTGAGTGCAGTGGGGAGGGATGACGGTGGAGAGAGTATGGTAGAACTCAACGAGGAACTCGGGGAAGTCATGCAAAAGAAGCATGAGAAGTCGGATAGTAGCTTTGAAGATTGATCTTGACGAGGGAGTCATGTCATCTGACTGAAGGAAGGGCGCAAGGAAGCGAAGAAGCCACATGACGCATCGGTGGAACTCCGGCCACCCTTCGTCCCTTTGAGTGGAGAGGAGTTTAGGCATGAAAAGACGGTGGGAGATAACTGAGACCCAGCCGAATGCGAAACGGGGAGCGTAAGTGGGCTGAGTAATGCCGAGGTTGTTGGCAAGGTGCTTCAAGCAGCCGATATAGGTTTCAGGAAGGTCATACTCAATAGTAGACAACTCGCTCAACATACTTGTAAAAAACCTGGCCCAAGGTCGCTGGTTGAAAGCATCACCCATGGCAAGTTGCCTTTGCACGAGAGAGTACGACATGATCGTAATGATCTTGTTGTAATAGTAGACGGCTCTACCAACACTGCTGGCTCCGCTCTTGTCACCGTAGTTTTTAACGATGAACAGAATGAGTTTGGCCAAAGCATCTACGCCGTAAAATCTTGATGAGCCATCGGGGGTAAGCTTGGCAGTGTCGAGATCGACGGCGGTATTGATAGCAGTGCGGTAAAATGCAGATGACACATCCTCACCGCTGAGGATACCCTCCTTTTGCAAGAAAGTGATGTAGGGCACGAAAGGAACTTCGGGATCCTTGCTAGAGCTGCAGACTCGAACCCACTCCAAGAAGTAGTGAGCTAATCTCTCCTGAAGCTTGCTGTCAATGACAGTCTTGGAATGATCACCCTCGATGCTACTCTGAGGCTCTCGTGGGCCACGAAGCTCTTCGAGCAATGAGTCAACTTGAGCAGTAGCATGGCCATCTTCCTGAGCCTTAAGAAGCGAAGCTAGACTATGAGAGAAAGCCTgtcgaggaaggaatgCGATATCAGACACCGAGCATTCACGGATGAGTTGAGTGACGAAGTCGAGGATTTCGGAGGGGTAGGAccggatgatgatgtgggaAAGGGCAACGTCAAGCTCTTGCACGCCGATGGACTGAGCGCGAAGAAGAGTTACAGTAACAGGGACATTCAGTTTCCTCTGCAAAAACGTTAGCTTAATCAAAGAAATTACCTAAACATGACTTACCACATCCTCCGCATAGATCAGCCACTGCTTCACTTCCTTGTCCACCTTCGCCGACAAATCGCACAACTGCTGCAACAAGTACACATACACCTCCCGGTCTAACTGTACCGTGGACCTGTACAATAGCTGCACAACTTTTTGGGCAATCGCCAAAGTTGTGTTCTCCCTGTGCACAGACTGGTTCGCAATAATAACGATGCCTCGAATAAGATCTCGAAGCTCATGGTCAGCAGGAAGGGCCGAAATGCTGGGTACATGGGTCTGGGAGACGATCTTCTGGATCTCAGCCGCAACCTCGTGGAACTTATCAATGCTAGTCTGAGGCGGGATAGCACGGGGCGACGCAACAATTTCGGGAGCCTCAACAACGTCTTGAACAAAGCCGTGACGAGGCG from Cryptococcus neoformans var. neoformans JEC21 chromosome 3 sequence includes the following:
- a CDS encoding oxidoreductase, putative, whose amino-acid sequence is MPSSKPLFNTTRLQGKTAVVTGASGGIGAATAVLFARAGCNVILLARRQDALHKVAQQCKEEGAEGIKVFIKTLDVNDRKAVDDLIPALKKEGFETFDVLVNNAGGAIGKDKVGEISLADIDTMISTNLISVMQITQLFLNEMKKVDTGHIINIGSIAGREPYAGGGVYCAVKHAVRSFTSTLMKEVVATGIRVTEVAPGFVETNFSVTRFRGDEAAAKKIYEGMQPLLAEDIAEEVVWCALRPPHVQIAEMLVFPNAQASAEIIARKISS